The DNA sequence TCTATGTCACGCACGAAAAATCGATCGTGGTCGACAAGACCGCGGCGATGGTCGCCACCTACAACTTGATGACCAAGTACTTCACGATGACCCGGGACTACGGGATCGTCACCCACGACCCGCTACACGTCGCGCAGATCGTCGATGTCTTCGACGCCGACTGGCAGCATCTCGATTTCACCCCGCCCCGGTACGAGGGCCTGCTGTGGAGCAATTCCAATTCCCGCTACCACATGGCCCGATTCATCGACACCGCCCAGGAGCGCCTCTACATCCAGCACCCCAAGTACGTCGATGCGGTGATCATCGATCACATCGCCGCCGCCGCCGACCGGGGGGTGAAGGTGAAGGTCCTGTGCGGGGGCAAACACGGCATCAGCGATTGGGACATTCTCGACACCTTCGCGTCCTTGCGCACGCTTCGGCGCTTCGGGGTCAAGGTGCGCAAGCAGAAGAACCTGCGCGTGCACGCCAAGCTGCTGATCGTGGACGACCAACGGGCGCTGGTCGGCTCGATGAACATCGACCGCAGCGCGTTCGACCTCCGGCGTGAACTCGGCGTCATCATCGACGACCCGGCCGTGGTGGGCCGTCTCGGCGAGGTGTTCAGCAGCGACTGGAAGGTGTCCCACCACTACGAGCCGCCCGATCCCCTGGACAGCACCCCGCACCCGGAGGACGACTTCCCGCACGACGAGGATCTGGTCCATGAGTGAGCCCGGCGCCACCCTGCACAAGACCTCGCTGCTGGAGATCGCCTGGGCGTTCAACCACATCGCGCTCGCCTCGTTCGGCGGCGGGCTGTCAGCGTGGTCTCGCGAAGTGGTCGTGGCGCAGAAACAATGGATGAGCGAAGAGGAATTCCTCTCCGCGATGACCATGTGCCGCATCGTGCCCGGTGCCAACCAGGTGAACCTCGCCGTGTTCGTGGGCACGAAACTCAAAGGCATCGCCGGGGCCGTGGCCGCGTTGATCGGCCTGTGCCTGATGCCCGTCGCGATCATCCTTGCGCTGGGGTTCGTGTATTTCACGTTCCGGGAAGTGCCTGCGGTCAAGGGCGCCCTGCACGGCGCCTCGGCCGCGGCCGTCGCGCTCACCCTGACCATGGTGATCAAGACCGGCAAGAAGTGCCTGACGTCGGTGGTACCGGTGGCCCTGTTCCTGGCCGCGTTCGTGCTCAATGGGGTGCTGCGCTGGCCGCTGCTGGACACCCTGGCCATCCTGGCGCCGCTGAGCCTGATCTGGGCCTGGCCGCGCAAGCGGGCAGCGGCATGAAGACCTACCTGTCGCTAATGGGCCTGTTCGGGTCGCTGTCGTTGCTGTCGATCGGTGGCGGCAACACGGTGCTGCCGGAGATGCACCTGCGCGCGGTCAGCGGCTATCACTGGCTGACCAACTCCCAGTTCGCCGACATCTTCTCGATCTCGCAAGCCGCGCCCGGGCCGAGCATCCTGATCGTGGCGCTGGTCGGATATGCCGCCGGACTCGGGGTGGCCGGTGTGCTGGGTGGGATCGTCGGCGGGGTGCTGGCCACCATCGCGATGGTGGTGCCGGCCGCAACCCTGATGTACCTCATCACACTGTCCTGGCAGAAGGCCGAGAAGTCGAAATGGCGCATCGCGGTCGAGAAGGGATTCGCCCCGCTGACCGTCGGGTTGATCCTGGCGACGTCGCTGGTCATGAGCAAGGCCGCCGACCATGACTGGCGCGCCTACCTCATCACCGGAGTGGCAACGCTCATCTTCCTGCGCACCAACACCAACCCGCTGATCGTGGTAGGCGCCGCCGCGCTGCTGGGCTACATCGGCTTCGTCTGAGGCGAAGTCCGATAGGTTTGGCCGCAGCCGCGACGAGGCGGCGCCGAACAGGGTAGGAAAATCAGCAGCGATGCGAGTGGATGGGCGGGACATCACCGTTACGGGTGAGCTGCTGCAACCGCTGACCCGCCGAACCAACGACATCATGCGCCTGGCGCTGGCCGCATTGTTCCTGGCCATCGTCATCACCAGCTCACTGATCACCCGCAACGACTGGGTCGGGCTAGAGAAGTCGGTATCGGGGATCGTCGGCGTCCTCACTCCCACCCAGTCCAACCTGGTCTACCTGGCCTACGGCGTCGCGATTGTGGCACTGCCGTTCATGATCCTGGTGGGGCTGATCGTGGCCCGGCAGTGGAAGCTGCTCGGCGCGTACGCGGCCGCCGGGTTCTTCGCCGTCCTGGCGCTGTCCATCACGGGCAACGGGATCGCCGCCCCGCGCTGGCACTTCGACCTCTCCGAACGGCTTTCGACCACCCTGTCGCAGTTCCTCGACGACCCGCGCTGGATCGCCATGCTGGCCGGGATGCTGACGGTGTCCGGCCCGTGGCTGCCCGCCCGGTGGCGGCGATGGTGGTGGACACTGCTGCTGGCGTTCGTCCCGATCCATCTGGTCGTCAGCGCGATCGTCCCGGCCCGCACGCTGCTCGGACTCGCGGTGGGCTGGTTCGTCGGGGCGCTCGTGGTGTGGGTGGTGGGCACCCCAGCGCTGGAAGTACCGCTCGACGGGGCGGTGCGCACCCTATCCCGGCGCGGCTTCCTGGTCCACGCGCTGACTGTGGTCCGCCCGGCCGGGCACGGCCCGCTGGAGCTGTCGGCACGCACCGACTCCGGAGCCGAAGCCGTCGTCGAGATGTACGGCCCCAACCAGCGCGGCGCCGGAGCGTTGCGTCAGTTCTGGCGGTGGTTGATCCTGCGCGACGCGGAGACCGCACCGGTGCAGACCTCGATGCGCCGGGCCGTCGAACACCGCGCGCTGATGACGATCGCGGTCGGCGATCTCGGCGTCGCCAACATCACCACCATGGCGGTCGCAGCGCTCGACCGGGGCTGGACGTTGTACGCCCACACCCCGCCGCGGGGAACCCGGGTGGCCGACGCCCCCGACGAGGGCCTGGCCACCACCATCTGGGGATCGCTGGGCGTTCTTCAGCGACATCAGATCTCGCACGGCGACCTGCGGTTCAGCGAGATCACCGTGGATTCGGGCAAGGCCTTGTTCGGCGGCTTCGGCGCCTCTGAGTACGGCGCCTCCGACGAACAACTGCAGTCCGATATCGCGCAGTTGCTGGTCACCACCAGCGACCGGTTCGGCGCCGAGACCGCGGTACACGCCGCCGTCGAGGCGCTGGGCAAGGACACCGTGCTCACCGCATCGCGACGGCTGACCAAGTCAGCGGTGCCGGCGCGGCTACGCAAGACGGTCGCCGACCCCAAGGCGGTGATGGCCGCGGCGCGTGAGCAAGTCAAGCGCCAGACCGGTGCTGACGAGATCAAGACCGAGACCATCACCCGCTTCACCCGCAAGCAGGTGATCCAGCTGGTGCTGCTGGTGGCCCTGGTCTACGTCGCCTATCCGTTCATCAGCACGGTGCCGACCTTCTTCAGCGAGTTGCGCAACGCCAACTGGTGGTGGGCACTGCTGGGCCTGGCGGTGTCAGCGTCGACCTATGTCGGCGCGGCAGCGGCGTTGTGGGCGTGCGCATCCGGGGTGGTCAGCTTCCGCAATCTGGTGATCATGCAGTTCGCCAACACGTTCGCCGCCACCACCACCCCCGCCGGGGTGGGCGGATTGGCTTTGAGCACAAGGTTTTTGCAGAAGGCCGGGCTCGGTGCGCTGCGCGCCACCGCCGCGGTGGCCCTGCAGCAGGCCGTTCAGGTGATCACCCATGTGACACTGCTGATCTTCTTCAGCGTCGCCGCCGGCGCCACCGCCGACCTGTCACACTTCGTGCCGAGTAGCACACTGCTCTATCTGATCGGCGGTATCGCCCTGGGCGTGCTGGGCACCTTCCTGTTCGTGCCCAAGGCGCGGCGCTGGCTGGACACCGCGATTCGGCCCAGGCTCCAGGAGGTCAGCAGCGAACTGCTCGACCTGATGCGCGAGCCCAAGCGACTCGCCCTGATCGTCCTGGGCTGCGCGACAACAACTTTGGGGATGGCGCTGGTGCTGTGGGCCAGCATCGAGGCCTTCGGCGGCGACACCAACTTCGTGACCGTGACGATCGTCACGATGGTCGGTGGCACGCTGGCCTCGGCGGCACCCACTCCGGGCGGCGTCGGTGCCGTCGAAGCCGCCCTGATCGGTGGCCTGGCCGCCTTCGGCGTGCCCGCCGCGGTGGGCGTGCCGTCGGTGCTGCTCTACCGGGTTCTGACCTGCTGGCTGCCGGTGTTCGCGGGCTGGCCGATCATGCGCTGGCTGACCGCCAAGGACATGATCTAGCGGGCATTGACGCACGCGCCGAAATAATCGCGTGGATTTCATTGGTGGCTTGTCCCGCGGTGGCGCGGCGACGCACTAGTAGAGCTGGTACTTGCCCTTCCAACTCAGATCAGAGGTGATACCCGGGACGCGCTGGTGCCGGGCTCGACCAAGGCCACCATGGCCGAGGCCCTGCTCGAGCCACCAGCCGCCCAGGCCAAGCTCCTGACACGGATTCCGTTGCGGTGCTGCGGAATTCCGGATGACTTCGCAGCGGCGCCGGTGTGGCTGTCTACCCGGCCGACTTGTAGCTCATGACGTCGTCGCGCTTGAACAGCATGCGGTTGCCGAACTTGTAGTGGGTCGGCCCGCTGCCGCTCTTGATCCGCCGGTGCAGTGTGGCGGTGGTGATGCCCAGATACTGGGCGGCCTGCTTCACGGTCAGCATCTGCCCCAGGATCGAACCGGGGCTGCGATGCTGGGCGCGCTCCAGAAAGTTGTATCCCCCTCGATCGGCTGTCACTACCGTGGTCATGTTGGGCTCGCCCTCTCGACACTCGCGGTTGATGTGGCTGTTTGCCACGCCACGAAAAGTAGGTCCGCGGGCAGCCCCGGCACTCGTGCCTGGGCGCCAAACTTCGACATTGCGTTGTGATGCGGACACAACGCGTTTAGCGTGGTCGGTCATGGATCCCGAATGGGCCCCGATTCGGGACGACGCCGCAGCTCAGCAGGTGTGGCAGAGCGTCCTCAGGCCGATCGCCGCCGACCTGGTGGAGCAATCGCCACAGCTTGCCGAGGACGTGTTGGACCGGATTCGGGTCGAGCAGCCCCAGCTGATGCCCGAGGCCCAGTTCGCCGAGGGCCAGCAGGCCGGCATCGAGTCGAGCATTCGCCAGTTCGCCCGGAGCGTGGCCGACGGTGCCGATCCGCGCGGGCTGGAGTTGCCGGCCGAGGCGGTCGCGCTGGGCAGGGCCAGGGTGCAGCAGCGGGTACCGCTGGCCTTTCTGATCCGGTCCTTCCGGCTGGCCCAGGACACCGTCTGGGAGTGGCTGTTCGGGCGCATCACCAGCTCGGCCTCCGACGCCGCACAACAGGCCGCAGCGCTGCAGCTCGTCACCAGTTGGCTGTTCGCTTACATCGACAGCTCACTGGCGCTCACCGAGGAGATCTACGAGGGCGAGCGGGAGGCCTGGCTGCGCAGCGCCGCCGCGTCACGGACCACGGCGATCGACGATGTGCTCAGCGAACGTGAGCGTGATGCCCAGCGCGCCGCCAAGAAGCTGCGCTACGACCTCAACCGCCACCACGTCTGCGTCGCGGTGTGGCTGGCGGCCGCGCCCGACGCCGGGGACGTTCAGCAGGTCCTCGCGAGCGCCGGCACGGCGCTGAGCCGGGCGGTGGCCGCGGAGAGCACCCTGCACCAGCCAGTGGGCCCGCTATCGATGTCGGTGTGGCTGAGCCGGCGAGAGACATTCGATCCGGCGCTCCTCGACGCCGGCACCCTCACCCGAACCGCGGGGCTGCCTGCCGGAGCGCGCGTCGCGGTGAGTGATCCCGGGTTCGGCCTGAAAGGCTTCCGCGACAGCTACATTCAAGCCGGCCATGCCCGTCGGGTGGCGACCTTGAGCCGGTCCCGGGCCGCAGTGGCCACCCGCTATCGCGATGTCGCACTCGCCGCACTGGCGAGTGTGGACGCCGACCAGGCGGTGGCATTCGTGCACCGGGTGCTCGGGCCGCTGGCCGACGACGATGAGGCGACCTACCGGGTGGCGATGACGCTGGCGGTGTACCTGCAGGAGAACCGCAGCCCCGCGCGCGCCGCGCAACGCCTCACGGTGCACCCCAATACGGTCAGCTATCGGGTGAACCAGGCCGAGACGATCCTGGGCCGAGATGTCGACGACGATGCGCTCGAGGTGTCGATGGCACTGGCATTGCTGCCGCTGCTGCCGGGGTTGATAGCCGAGGTGTGAGTGCGGAAGACCTCCGGTCAGCGCATCGCCAGCGTCTGTCACGACAGTTGAGACCGCAGCACCGCCCACAGACGGTTGACAATATGGTCGTATTGCCGAGAAGGGCCTGGTTCGTATACTGGTCGCCGTGGGGAAGTTGGATGTAGACCCGGCGGGGCTAGAAGCGCTCGCGGCCAGCTGCCAAGGCTGGTCCGCGGAATTGAGCACGACGGTGTCCCCGGGCGCAGGCGAATCGTCTTGCCAGGCGTCTGTGACCGCTGTCGCGATCGTCCACACGCAGGCCAGCGCGTTCGGGGCCGCATGTAGCGTGAGGATGGAGTCAACGGGTGCTCGCCTCACGGGCGCGAGCGCGAACTACACCCAACACGAGCAGCACTCCGCATCCAACCTGACGATCTGAAATGCCGAGTAGCGGACCCGCACCCACGCTATCCGCAGTTCGTTCGTGGGATGTCACCCATCTTAGGACAGCGGCAAGCCAGTGGGCGAAGACTGCGAAAGTATGGGAGGACACCTTCACCCAGCTCTCCCAGAACGTCAACAATCCCGGCGGAACCCCTTGGCTTGGAGAGGCCGCTGAAGCTGCGCAAGAACGTGCCTACAACGACCGCTTGCGGGTAATTCGGTGTGCCGACCAACTTCATGCCGCTTCCAGCGCCGCCCGAACCGGTGTGGACCAAATCGACACAGCGAAAAGAAACGCCCTCACCGCAGTGCGTAACGCGGAACAGGCCGGTTTCACTGTAGGAGAGGACTTCTCGGTCACCTACCGCGGTTCGGCAAGCCCCGCAGCAATGGCGGCCAAGCAAGCCCAAGCGCAGACACTAGCTGCAGATATTCGGATGAGAGTTGGCGAACTGATTGCCGCTGACCAACAGGTCGCCGGCAAGATCATCGCCGCGACCGAAGGCCTCGGCGGGGCCACATTCGCCGACGAAGATTCTCACCCCGATCCGACGATTCAGCTCGTCGACAACCACATTGGTGGCGACGTTCCAGCTACTCCACCGCACGTGGGTGAGCGTCCCGATCCCAGGAACCCCTTCGTTGGCGACGAACGGTTTGGCCATTGGGAAGATTTCACCGTGCCGCCTTACACCGGAAAAGAGCCGCCTCCGCTCAGATCCGAATACCGGCCGTTCGGCCCCGATACACCCGGCAAAAACGGAGGCCCGACGGAGTGGTATGTCCGCGGTCAGAACTGGGTGACAGACGATCAGGCCCCCCTCGCGCAATATCAAGAGCAGTACAAGTTCCGCATCAGCGGACAGGAGGCGACAACGTTCACCCGGACGATCAACGACGAGGGCGGGGTGCGCCAGCAGCGCTGGGTGCAAAACGTGTATGAGGCCCAACACAACACGAAGGTCGTGTTCGGAGGAGAAGTGCCGGTAAAGGGTCGAGGCGGGTGGACTGAAGGCGACATAGGTGGCCTTCCTCCGATCCAAAATTTCGGCGAATGGCACCGAATGGCACCGAACGAAATTGCCACAATCTCGGCGAACAACTCGGCCGTCAAGTACTACATCCCGGATGGCTGCGGCGGCCAGTTCACCTACGAGGGCGGCGTTCCGGTCGGCGGGTGGAGCGGCAGACCTGCCAATCAGCCGCCCATCATGACGGCTCCTCGATGACCAAACGTAAGTGGCAGATTCTCGGCGCAGTCCTGTTCACCGTCGTTGCTGTCGGAGGGCTGCTTCTTTTCCGTCTCAACCACGACAGCTCCGATGATTGCGCGACCGTCCGGGCGATGATCGCTTACAACAAGCAGTTCAGCGCCGTGGCTGGAAGCAACAACCCGGAAGTCGCCGATATCGGTTCCTATGAGCGCTGGGCGCGCCAACTCCATACCTACGCTGACGGAATCCACAATCAGCGTCTCGCCGAGAGTGCCAACAATCTCGCGAGCCTGGCAGACCGGACTGTCACGGTCGTCCAAGAGTTCCGTGCAGAACAGGCTGATCCGTCGACCTCGCAGCCACCACATTCCGTGCAGGACTATGCCCGCGTCGGGCAACAATTCCACGACGATCTCGCTACCCTCAACCAATACTGCCCGGGCTGAGCAACCCTATCTGCGTCCATCCTGCGGGTCCGGCGGAAGATCGCTAGGTGCTTCATCCCAGTACGCCCACTCCGGCAGCGGGGTCGGCGGAACGATCCCCCATGTCGTCGATGGGCCCATATCGGGATCAGGTCCGATGCGCTGTGACTTGATCTCTCGCGCACGGCGTGCGTACGCGAAGATCAATATGCCAACGCCAATTGCAAGGAACGCCACCAGAGCAACCTTGAGGACCACGAGCCACATACGCCACCGCCCCACCGTTGAGTCTGATACCCAGCTCAAGATCGAGCTCCATTATGGCCCCAGAGAACCGCGTTGCAGGTATCTCGAGTTGCCCCGGGTTGAGGTGATTCCTGAAACGCCGGAGATTGGCCGTGCGAGAAGGATTATTTCATTAGGCGTCCGAAATTGAGTCGCGCTCGCCGATGAACTGCATAGGTGCACCACCGGGCGCACCGGTAGCGGTAATCACTCTGTGAGTGCGGACGGAGGGACTCGAACCCTCACGCTCTTTCGAACACGGGCACCTAAAGCCCGGGTGTCTGCCAATTCCACCACGTCCGCGAACGGTCCGAGTCTAGCGGTGGTGCTGGTCGTTTCCTGTCGGTGGTGCGGTCTACGTTGGCCAGGACGATACGACAGGACGATCATGCGCCCCGACACGGAGTTCCGACACGTCCAGCAGCTGATCGCTGCGGGGCTCAACGATTGCGCGATTGCGCGCGAG is a window from the Mycolicibacterium anyangense genome containing:
- a CDS encoding lysylphosphatidylglycerol synthase transmembrane domain-containing protein, with the translated sequence MRVDGRDITVTGELLQPLTRRTNDIMRLALAALFLAIVITSSLITRNDWVGLEKSVSGIVGVLTPTQSNLVYLAYGVAIVALPFMILVGLIVARQWKLLGAYAAAGFFAVLALSITGNGIAAPRWHFDLSERLSTTLSQFLDDPRWIAMLAGMLTVSGPWLPARWRRWWWTLLLAFVPIHLVVSAIVPARTLLGLAVGWFVGALVVWVVGTPALEVPLDGAVRTLSRRGFLVHALTVVRPAGHGPLELSARTDSGAEAVVEMYGPNQRGAGALRQFWRWLILRDAETAPVQTSMRRAVEHRALMTIAVGDLGVANITTMAVAALDRGWTLYAHTPPRGTRVADAPDEGLATTIWGSLGVLQRHQISHGDLRFSEITVDSGKALFGGFGASEYGASDEQLQSDIAQLLVTTSDRFGAETAVHAAVEALGKDTVLTASRRLTKSAVPARLRKTVADPKAVMAAAREQVKRQTGADEIKTETITRFTRKQVIQLVLLVALVYVAYPFISTVPTFFSELRNANWWWALLGLAVSASTYVGAAAALWACASGVVSFRNLVIMQFANTFAATTTPAGVGGLALSTRFLQKAGLGALRATAAVALQQAVQVITHVTLLIFFSVAAGATADLSHFVPSSTLLYLIGGIALGVLGTFLFVPKARRWLDTAIRPRLQEVSSELLDLMREPKRLALIVLGCATTTLGMALVLWASIEAFGGDTNFVTVTIVTMVGGTLASAAPTPGGVGAVEAALIGGLAAFGVPAAVGVPSVLLYRVLTCWLPVFAGWPIMRWLTAKDMI
- a CDS encoding phospholipase D-like domain-containing protein, with translation MPANPPRLIVEPDDGLEPVREFIETAQTSLLIKQFTFTEPDLLDAVIERRKAGVDVRVMLNPQRSGGDRANDETYDRLKDADVDVQWSNPKFYVTHEKSIVVDKTAAMVATYNLMTKYFTMTRDYGIVTHDPLHVAQIVDVFDADWQHLDFTPPRYEGLLWSNSNSRYHMARFIDTAQERLYIQHPKYVDAVIIDHIAAAADRGVKVKVLCGGKHGISDWDILDTFASLRTLRRFGVKVRKQKNLRVHAKLLIVDDQRALVGSMNIDRSAFDLRRELGVIIDDPAVVGRLGEVFSSDWKVSHHYEPPDPLDSTPHPEDDFPHDEDLVHE
- a CDS encoding chromate transporter; the encoded protein is MSEPGATLHKTSLLEIAWAFNHIALASFGGGLSAWSREVVVAQKQWMSEEEFLSAMTMCRIVPGANQVNLAVFVGTKLKGIAGAVAALIGLCLMPVAIILALGFVYFTFREVPAVKGALHGASAAAVALTLTMVIKTGKKCLTSVVPVALFLAAFVLNGVLRWPLLDTLAILAPLSLIWAWPRKRAAA
- a CDS encoding helix-turn-helix domain-containing protein, coding for MTTVVTADRGGYNFLERAQHRSPGSILGQMLTVKQAAQYLGITTATLHRRIKSGSGPTHYKFGNRMLFKRDDVMSYKSAG
- a CDS encoding chromate transporter; this translates as MKTYLSLMGLFGSLSLLSIGGGNTVLPEMHLRAVSGYHWLTNSQFADIFSISQAAPGPSILIVALVGYAAGLGVAGVLGGIVGGVLATIAMVVPAATLMYLITLSWQKAEKSKWRIAVEKGFAPLTVGLILATSLVMSKAADHDWRAYLITGVATLIFLRTNTNPLIVVGAAALLGYIGFV
- a CDS encoding PucR family transcriptional regulator, whose protein sequence is MDPEWAPIRDDAAAQQVWQSVLRPIAADLVEQSPQLAEDVLDRIRVEQPQLMPEAQFAEGQQAGIESSIRQFARSVADGADPRGLELPAEAVALGRARVQQRVPLAFLIRSFRLAQDTVWEWLFGRITSSASDAAQQAAALQLVTSWLFAYIDSSLALTEEIYEGEREAWLRSAAASRTTAIDDVLSERERDAQRAAKKLRYDLNRHHVCVAVWLAAAPDAGDVQQVLASAGTALSRAVAAESTLHQPVGPLSMSVWLSRRETFDPALLDAGTLTRTAGLPAGARVAVSDPGFGLKGFRDSYIQAGHARRVATLSRSRAAVATRYRDVALAALASVDADQAVAFVHRVLGPLADDDEATYRVAMTLAVYLQENRSPARAAQRLTVHPNTVSYRVNQAETILGRDVDDDALEVSMALALLPLLPGLIAEV